The proteins below come from a single Drosophila suzukii chromosome X, CBGP_Dsuzu_IsoJpt1.0, whole genome shotgun sequence genomic window:
- the LOC108005316 gene encoding serine-rich adhesin for platelets translates to MFTNWLTGSSTAATRSASTSGIGGAGSGGPGGVSASALVMSSPPDVILEVGPAPSSVRFVAHSLVLGMHSGYLRSAIRLDEASAASVVPAPNLASNSSSATTATGELLLYLSNVTADQFAPLLTYMYTGYLDLTVDNIFAVLLATHVLHMPRALEICRSFLARAQTEGYLNGNPAQLCPVPGIQAAAKVIRPIPSKATMPNFGFLPMPQAQPSAPPPPPPQPAHPQAAAATPASLSSFAGSISLMDNEHSTRIQDNDEEDEDVEVFIDSNTVTDNEADPEPDVDMDCNVSVVSSLAGSSAGSLNIERLDVKPPTPVPIVAPPKSQSQSIQSKIPSSKRETQTKGSRGNKTRSRKSSGLQVAKAPVPAAQLEMASAATPITPSKFIIDVASCDGPVRFRRILNTAYGHKPEGMDSGSLSSGGAVTAGGSSSTAVEQHRSQQSVSYSFHQQMARAISSQQRQLSHQQQEESENSGDATGAKPQATGATASSSSSSATSTNRKPQAAGSTATSTSGSGGNQELYVCVYCKHTFKSQYCYQKHAKRHLNPLSLTTADKKLLAEPASLLTSSGNQETDNQTGQNGATAERNGASGGGATAATSALLRREVRPLDMNVQYYPCKTCGSKFPSYYFVHKHRKMCHADEIEATATSNTSNTSNTSNNSSSNTSNSSSNSNSSTSNTKRDPAATTSAATTTADDQQQPQQQS, encoded by the exons ATGTTCACCAATTGGCTGACGGGCAGCAGCACGGCGGCAACTCGTTCCGCCTCCACATCGGGAATCGGAGGAGCCGGAAGTGGGGGACCGGGCGGAGTTAGTGCCTCCGCCCTGGTGATGAGTTCGCCACCGGATGTTATCCTCGAGGTGGGCCCAGCGCCCAGCAGTGTGCGTTTCGTGGCCCATTCACTGGTGCTGGGCATGCACAGTGGTTACCTGAGATCCGCCATCCGTTTGGATGAGGCATCGGCGGCTTCGGTGGTGCCGGCTCCCAATCTCGCGTCGAACTCCTCATCGGCGACCACGGCAACTGGGGAACTACTCTTATATCTCAGCAATGTCACGGCCGATCAGTTTGCACCGCTGCTAACGTACATGTACACGGGATATCTGGACCTGACCGTCGACAATATCTTTGCAGTTCTCCTGGCCACCCATGTCCTGCACATGCCAAGGGCTCTGGAAATCTGCCG CTCCTTTTTGGCGCGAGCTCAAACGGAGGGCTATTTAAACGGCAATCCCGCCCAGCTTTGTCCAGTTCCCGGCATTCAGGCAGCCGCCAAGGTCATCCGGCCGATACCCAGCAAGGCCACCATGCCGAATTTTGGTTTTCTACCCATGCCACAAGCCCAGCCAAGTGCTCCACCTCCACCGCCACCTCAACCGGCTCATCCACAAGCAGCTGCTGCCACTCCAGCATCCCTAAGTTCTTTCGCCGGCTCCATTTCACTCATGGATAACGAACACTCGACGCGGATCCAGGACAACGACGAAGAGGATGAGGATGTGGAGGTGTTCATAGACAGCAATACGGTGACGGATAACGAGGCTGATCCCGAACCGGATGTGGACATGGATTGCAATGTGTCGGTGGTGAGTTCCCTGGCCGGAAGCAGTGCCGGCAGTCTGAACATCGAGCGTTTGGATGTGAAGCCACCAACTCCAGTGCCAATAGTTGCGCCACCCAAATCCCAATCCCAAAGTATCCAGTCGAAAATACCCAGTTCCAAGAGGGAGACACAAACAAAGGGTAGTAGGGGTAATAAAACCAGATCGAGGAAATCCAGTGGCCTGCAGGTGGCCAAGGCTCCAGTGCCGGCAGCCCAATTGGAAATGGCCAGTGCCGCCACACCCATAACACCCTCGAAATTCATTATCGATGTGGCCAGTTGCGATGGACCAGTGAGATTTCGTAGGATTCTCAACACAGCCTATGGCCACAAGCCTGAGGGAATGGATTCGGGATCATTGAGCAGCGGAGGAGCAGTAACAGCTGGAGGATCTTCATCCACAGCAGTGGAGCAGCATCGCAGCCAGCAGAGTGTGAGCTACTCCTTTCACCAGCAAATGGCCAGGGCCATCAGTAGTCAGCAGCGACAGTTGAGTCACCAGCAGCAGGAGGAGAGCGAGAATAGTGGCGATGCCACTGGGGCAAAGCCACAGGCAACAGGAGCAActgcatcatcatcatcatcatcagcaacATCAACCAATAGAAAACCACAGGCAGCCGGCTCAACGGCCACTTCAACCAGTGGTTCCGGCGGCAATCAGGAGCTATATGTATGCGTCTATTGCAAGCACACCTTTAAATCACAATATTGCTATCAAAAGCATGCCAAGCGGCATTTGAATCCATTGAGTTTGACCACGGCGGATAAGAAACTACTCGCAGAACCGGCCAGTTTGTTGACCAGTAGTGGCAACCAGGAAACTGATAATCAAACAGGTCAAAATGGAGCAACAGCAGAGCGAAATGGAGCCAGTGGAGGTGGAGCAACTGCAGCAACATCTGCCTTGTTGCGACGAGAGGTGCGACCCTTGGACATGAATGTGCAATATTATCCATGCAAAACGTGTGGCAGCAAGTTTCCCAGCTACTATTTCGTGCACAAGCATCGAAAAATGTGCCATGCGGATGAAATCGAAGCCACTGCCACGAGCAACACAAGCAACACTAGCAACAcgagcaacaacagcagcagcaacaccagcaacagcagcagcaacagcaacagcagtaCCAGCAACACGAAACGCgacccagcagcaacaacatcagcagcaacaacaactgctGATGATCAGCAGCAACCTCAACAGCAATCCTAA